The genome window CGACTGCTCTTCAATATGCAGCAATCACTGGTAACATCAAGATTGCTGTTTTCCTGCTCGAGAACGGGGCTCATATCGGCGCCAAGGGAGCAGACTTTGATGGAAGAACTGCACTTCAAGGAGCGGCAGAGCATGGCCGACTTGATATGGTCTATCTGCTATTAGATAATGACGAAGAGCCCGACACGGTTGAGGAAAGGTGTCACAATGCAGCAGAATTTGCAGAGGCTGAACACCATGATGTTATTGCTAGGATATTGAGAGACTACAGAAGGCCGTAATGATCGAAAGGCAAAGCGATTATGCTATTGATGATCGTATTCTAAGTTCTGTCTGCTGATTGAAGCTCTCTGCTACAAGTCTCATGGGTTATCGAGGTTGCGCCTTGCTGCAAACTCGAGGTGTCATGTCTAAACTAGCTGCTTCAGGGCGACCACGCCATTTAAGCCTCCTCTTTATTCTTATTTCTCTCGTCCATCTCGACCTGCTCAACACTAGCTGTCTCGATATCCTTCTTTTGGTGCTGAGGAAGGGTTTCGTCGTGAACACCAGCAACGGCATGCTCAAAGGCACGGCCACGCTTCTCAGGACCAAACATTGTGGTGAACATGATACCAAGGGCAATGATAGCAGTAGCAATACCCATGACAGGACCATAAGCCTCAACCTTGTCGCCGTTCTTAAGTGTGACGAATGTCTTTTCGGCGATGGCGTTGACAATCTGGGcagatggagatgagatcATGTTGCCGATCTGGTAGGTGACACCAGGGAATGAAGATCGGAAGGCAGGAGGCGACAGCTcgttgagatggatgggAATAACACCCCAGGCACCCTGAACGAAGAACTGGATGAAGAAACCAGAAGCACTCAGTCCTCTCTCGGTGGTGGGGAGAATCCAGGCTGGGATCATGAGGGCGGACATGAAAGCCGAAAAGATGATGGCACGGCGACGACCAACAAACTGGCTGAGGTATCCAATGATCGTACCACCCACACAAGCACCAGTCTTCATGAGAATCGAGGCGCGAGAAGCAGCAGAGTTGTTGAGTTCCTTCTGCGTCAGCATGAAGGTAGTGTAGGAGTCTTGAGAAGTGTGCGAGTAGTAGTTGAACCAAGTCATGAGGAAACAACAGTAAACGCACATCTTCCACTCAGCGATAAGCATCTTCTTGCAGTCTGCCCAGAAGGCACCGGGAGTGGAAGACTGCTTTCCCTTGGCGCGGGCTTCGAGGAATTGTTGGGACTCGGGGAAGAAGATACGAACGATACCGACGGCAATTGAGATACCAGCTAATTGATGTTAGTGGATATTAAATGATaggctttggcgatgataGCTTACCAGCAATCCAGAAAACTGTCTTCCAACTCTCAGTGCTGCCTCCAACGCCAAGGTTGGCGCATGCAGCCAAGACGTAGCCGAAAGAGTAGCCCTGTTGCAAAATACCAGACATCAAGCCTCGAGCGTTGGAGCTAGAGCGATATTAGCACGGAAATAAAAACATTCTCCAAAACTtggcaaacttggcaaacttggcaaacttggcaaaCTTGGCATGATGAAGTTCAATTGGGGTAGGTTTGACTTACGGGCACGACTCGAGAGCCATGGCGATAGCATTGCCGTAGACTCCGCCCATGAAGAGGCCAAAGAGACTTCGCACGGCGAGGAACTGCTGGAAGGTTGAGCTGTAGATGGTGGCGATCTGAAGAACACCGAGGATGATCATGTTGAAGACCATGGGCCACTTGCGACCCCATTTGTCACCAGCGAGACCGAACATGGCGGCACCGACAGATCGGAGGAGAAGAGTGAGGGTGATGGCAGTGGTGATGGAGGTCTTGCTGGTGTCATAGTAGGCCGCCAGCTTCTTGGTCTGGATTGACAAAGCGTGGAAGTCGAAAGCATCAGCAGTCCAGGCGCAGAATCcaacaaggaagaagacCCAATCCTTGCCAGAAAGCTGAGCCATGAGACTGATGGGGTTCTTGATGGGATCTGGGTCCCGCCACTCAGTGGTCTCTTCACCATTCTCGTTGGTGATCACGACGCGCTGCTTCCAGATGAAGAGATCACTGAGAGCTTGCTTAGCCGTGGGAATGACACCCTTGACCACGGGGCCAGCGGGCTCGCCTGCAGATGGTTGCTGTACCATTGTAAAGATGCTTATACAGGTCTTgtagggagaagagaggtgGGAGGGATGATGGTTGGGGAGAATTGAGTTtacgaggagaagagggggcATTTATATCCTTTTTTGCGCAACGCCAGCCACGGCCGCAGATCACAGCAACAAGCTTAATGTGTTATCTCCGATTACAGCATCACTAGCCAGTCCCCATATCATGCAGTGTAATGGTAACATCCAATACAGGCCAACATGTCGCACCAACACAAAGCCCTAGAGTTACAGCAGACGTGGGGATGGGTCTCGAAGTTGGGGTACTCGTCTAGCGGATCATGCCCGTGAACAGAAAGTGAGGTGACCACCCTAGCCTTGTTCTGTTCCCCGCAGAGCGAAGGAAGTATGGGGATGGAGAAGGGGTTGTCATTTGTTGAGCCGGGTGAGAACGGAGGGAGGAAGGATTTTGGTCTGTTGACTGGGATCAAGGTTGAGAGTTTGTTGTCTGTGTGTGTATGCGGGGGAGAACAGGATGGCAACGGATCCGCAAGTTTATACGAATGTACGGGTTTAGACAATACAATGTGATAATAATACTACGTAGTCAATCATTTTTGCAGCGTTGTCTTGTTTTTTGGTATCTCCTTATGACATATCCCCCTCTCGCCATATTCTATGACGCTGTATCACTCCATCACCCACCAAAAGAGGGCTGGAAGCCATGAAACACAATTGGTCACATGGGATTAATCACCAAGATGACAACCCCGTTCGCATACATAACAAAAGGTGGACACCTCCAAAAATGTGCGGAGAGGCCGAGCCAGACTTATTCGGCAATACGGCACCGCTGTGCTTCTCAGTGTAACTGCCGATCACCCCGGAATTTACGCTTATACCACTTTAACGTTAGGGTTTGGCATAACATTTTAAGGCTCCCTGTTAAGCTTACCTTGCACTGTGAAATATGGGGCCTATCACACCCACTGGCTCTGCGGGGAGAGACAACTAACACCTAAAACTAGCAAGGGCAGAACGTAGGCAGAACTTTTCTTCGCAGTCCCCGCTTACGCTGTAACCCACTACAGAGAAAACAGAAAGCAGGTGGAGGCAGAATTGGGGGAGATACATGCCGAGTCCCCATCTCGATAAGTGACCTTGGCGTTGGAGGTGAAAAGGTATTGGCGTTTTTCTTGGTCACATCTAGGGTCGAGGTCAGTGAACTTGGAGGTGTAACGATGACCCATGACGGGCGGTTGTTGGTTTAATCCCTCGTTGGTCCATGCTTACATGCATCATCTGTGTGAGTGAGTCAGGATTGTTCTGGAAGTTGATCGCCGTGGCACTTCTGTAACATCGTCCCTCTTTCGCCAGTCACTTTTGCAGTCCGACTGTTTTTCTTGGTTGGCGATCATTTCGACGGGATGACCTCACTAACAAGTGCGTCTTGGCTGACTCGGGAAATAATCGCCTTGGCGCCGAGACGGTTTCTAAATGAGGAAATCCGTCGCATTGAAGCCGATTTTTttatcaccaacaaacaaCGGCTCACCTATTGAAGTTATCGCTGCAGACCAGCCAAGCTATGGTGAATCCTCACCAAAGACTCATAGAGATAAGAGACAACCCAGAATGTCAAAGCTCTACGGGTCAAGTCCACTGAGTCAATCTTCCCTCCGTCTTTTCCCCAAAGTGAACAAGGATTCCCTCCTCGGTTGGAGATTGAATCGCGGGGCTAGGCTGCATCTGCTTCTTTAGTCACAACCTCCGATCAGCATTAACCCAACAAAGTAATTGGCTAGAAAAGTCGACGCACTCTCCATCGCACTGCTTGGTTCTCGACCCCCAAAGTCCCGACGTTCTAGTGGTCGCTCGTACGATATCTCCAACCTCCACCTGGAGGGGAACGATACGATATACCTCTCGTCTAGCTAGGGAGTTTCGAATGCCCGAGGTCAAAGCAAACATTGACTTTCCACTGATATCCGGGGTATCTGGGTGCTTGTTGCACTTGTTCGACAGTGAGAGGCTAGGGTCTGTGTCAGAGACAGCGCATAGGAAATGTCGGGAGCGCAAATGTAACTGAGTTACCAAGTGCTACAGTTCCAGACTCCGACGATGCATCGAGACTGGGGACACGAACGAAAATCCCCTATCATCCCAAGCGCCCGCACCTCTAGCGTTTTCGAGAACATTTCCCAATTGTAACTCATACATACATAGCTCTTCTCCACGCGTTGGCAACCCTTCTTTCTCCAAATTGTGGCAAACCTTACCCCTGCCAATACGTGGAATGCTTCCGCTTATACCTTGATAAGCATGTATGCTTTTTATTCGGATCATTTCGGGATGTGGGATGATGGTATCATGATAGTGAAAAACTGTTATCATGAAAAAAGGCAATGAGCTGTTTGATGCTCTGTTTTTGAGTAATCTTCCCCACAAAGAAGCTCAGATGTTTCCGTGGGTCCGAGATCTGAAATCTCAACCCCATAATCTGAATCTTTCTCCAGGTGTTAACCATGTCTGTCATACCAAAGTTGCAGTGTCCCCAGAGTACGGGGCCTCAGATCACCTGATTTGAAATGTACAGCTGAGATGAATCCTTCGTTCATCTTGTGTTATGGGGCTGTGATCAGATGTTAGCTGTGCATTGGGGACGCTTTGACTCCAACTTTGCAAACGCGCGGAACTACGCTTCCATGGCAAAGGTAGTCTGATACTGGGGTCACAGAGTTGTGATTCGACGGTGATGTGATTTGGGGTAAATGGTTCCAGATTATCGTTGAGGCATTATGGATTAGTCTCTGATATGTGAGCTAGGTATGTCATCCCAGTGGCTTGAAGTTTATGCTCGAGCCTTCCGTTAGTAGCGGAGACTAGTCATCCCTTCCTTGTAATACTTTCTGGACCAACAGCAGGGTTAGATGCATAGCAAGGTCGGTTGCGCAAGATCGAAAACACCCCAGCTATCTCCACTGGCATTCAGACGACAAGTCTAGAAGTCCATGCCCCGAGACATCCGAAGCTTCTAGACTAAGCTATCTCTGAATGCACTACACGTGGTGTTATTGTAAGCGTTTCACTGGTTCCAAGCCACTGAATTATGTATGGTTGAGCTACCACTGCGGCTTCGTGATACCTGTCTGGTAAACAGACGGCGCGGGCGCCGAATTACATACTTGGCCCCCCAGCTGTCCCACCGTCCTGAGAAGGGCGAAAACGGACGGTAAATAAACGGCTCGTCGTTATCTCTTTGACTGTTTCCTACGAGTCAACCCGAGGAGAAACACGCCAAGTATTAAAGGTGTCTGTAACTCAGCAGTGGTGCTTGATTGACAAATAAACAAGCTCTCTAAGCTGGTAACCCTTGCGTAGCGACTTGAGTATCAAGGCATGATAAGCAAGGTTTGCCACTATGTGAGAGATTACTTGATATGAAAGTGGCAGATCAATATGTGTATATCGAAGCCTGGATGCTGAGGGAGGAGAGCACGGCTCCATTTATCTTAAGAGGCATAACAGTCTGCGATGGTTCATAGCTCGAGGGATAGGCCCATGTGGCAGACATgatttaagtctttaaagtcCTCTTGTCTGTCTACCTCTGGTATCTCCTTGGATTTCTCAGGTCGGTTCCTTGTGCTAAAGCTGAGAGTCTAGGTTAAGCTATCTGATGAGAATACTTGCTCGAAATCACTGAACTCGCGAATAAGAAGCTCACCAGCACATGGATCAATGTTATTAAGCTACTGGAAGTGGAATGAATAATTGTTAAATGATCAAAAGGCGTCTTTACCAGAATGTTACCTCCTCGAGCGCTAACTCAGGTTATCATCTTTACATATTCCTAGATGATGTTTTCTCAATGGCGTCACATTTTACCAttcgacaagacaagacaagttACAGCTTACGGAGTCGCCATGGCCACAGATGCTGAGAGACAAGCTATTTCCTAGGGTGCTTTTGAGTTATAACGGAATCTCACTAGTCACTGTGCGTTTCTTGTCAGACTTCTCTGACAGGTAAGAAGATGACTGGCAGAACCAACAATGGAACTCGTGATTTTCCACGTGAGTCCCTCTAGACGTGAacaaagctaaaaataatatgGATCCTTATCAATACACGAACACACTGTATCTCTTGTATGTAAAAACTGTGCCAACCAGAGGTCATAGTAAATTATCCTACCCTACTGCCCTCTgcgagcaagaaaacttctgaGGTAAAGCCAGAGGGCCTGAAATGCCTAATCTAAAGCCTATTGAATATCTACTGAGTTCACCCAAGTATTATTATCACCTAGATAAAGATCTAATGCTTTCTCTCCTCCCATTGAGTCCTGACTCCTTAGCTTCGTGGCTTAGCCGGCCTTACGATACCCTCCGAGTCACAGTTGAACATTATATGAAAGACTCTACTGAATACTTCGGTCTTGAATCGGAAATTTATGAAGTACCGTCCTAGCGTCCTAATAAAAGGCCACCGTCATTAGTTGTGATCTCCACCGACGCGCGTCTGACTGGCTGCTTCGTTTCCTTTGAACGCTAGCAATATTCTGATTGGTTGGGATTTGAATTTAGACATCCTTCGAAACAGGTGTAGATCCTTCGCGTTGTAGGATTATACGAAAATCGGCATTTTCCAAATCCGTCATTGGCCGCAGCGTTAGAAATGTCAGTAATTACTAAGAATTAAAGTTTGATCAGCTTGAGCAGTCACGTTGGTCATGTAATTACTACCGAGAAGGAGCGAAACTTATGGGGCTCTTAAATATGATACAAGTTGAGATCATCCCTGGAATGTTCTACCGTGACTTGTAGAGCAATCAATATCTTCAATATGCTCAGTCTACTCGTGAAAGCGACGACATGCATCGCTTTGCTATTATGTCTGACTTGGTATGGCCAGACTCATTTCTATCGTGACCCCGGGAGTGTCTTCTTCGATAAAGCACGAGCATACGAGACGCGTTACTCCGAACATCGCAAAGCCGAAGTCGAGATGCTAATAGACTCGTACCCGGACCTGAAAAGGCCGGCTCTGGGCAAAGCACGAGATGGAAACAAACTTCTTTGTGTAGCACTGAGCTCTGTGAAGCGTGAGACACAATACCTCCCTGTAGGTGCTACCCAAGATGGATGATCATGCTCAAGCTCATTGGGATAACAGATGACAATAGGGAGTATGGTGCACGGCCTTTCGAAGGAAGAACGAGATGACCTCCATATATCCATCCTAATAGCGGAAACCGATCCAAGACGCCATCCTGGCTGGAACCACCAGTGGCTAAACCATGCAGCCGACGACATTTTTACCTACGATGTGAACGATACACAAACGAAACATCTGAATGACCTCGAACAAAACGGACGATATCAAGAGAAAGGTGTCTTCGATTACACTTACGCCCTCGAACGATGTTACGCCACTGGCGCATTATACGTTGGCATGTTTGAGGATGATATCATTCTAGCTGAGGGATGGTTTACGAAAATTCTACAAGGACTATCAGAGATATCTGACTCTGGCAACTGGCTCTTCATGCGTCTTTTCAACCAGGAGAGATCAACGGGGTGGTCGAGTCGCAAGATTGGCGGAAACAACGAATTCTTGATCATCCTAGGCATTGATATAGGAATCGCGGCATCCGTGTGGCTCGTGCGTCGACAATGGCGAGGTTCACGCAGGTATCTCGAAATGGAGACACTCGCAGTAACAGCCTTTATACTGGTACCAGGACTGATAGTACTGATGTATCAGTCAGGAAAAGCATCGTTATTTCCTCCGCAACCTGGAGTTTTCAAAGAGCCTTTCGGATGCTGCTCACAGGCAATGATTTTCCCGCGAGCTCAGGTCCCTTTGATAATAGATAGCCTGAAGGAGAGGAAGGAAGGGCAGATAGACTTGATGCTCGATGAAACTGCTTCGAGCAGTGGTCTTGATAGATATGCTTTATATCCAGTTCTGGCACAGCATATTGGTGAGTTTTGCAGACATTGTTGAGGACTATCGACTAACAAGTTTCAAGGGGTTGATTCCGCAAGGAAGACAGCAAAAGAAGAATCCCAAGCAATCTGGAGCATGGCCTTTGAAAACCACAATCCCAGAACTCTCAAGAAGGAGCACAACAAGATCCTTGGAAATTACACATTGTGGCGTGAGAAGGTTGAGCAAGATAGTATCGACTCTATGTATCTCCTTGACTTATCATAATCTTTAACAGATAATAAACTTGATCCTCTCCGCTACTTCCAGCTTGATTGTAATATCGACCTTCACTTATCTACAATTAGCAACTCTTAGGTAATGGCAAACGGGATATACTTTCAAAGCTATATGGCATAAGGACTTAGGGTATTGGCAGTGAAATAGCAGTTGTTACGTTTTCAACATGGCTTCACCCCCGGAGCATTTATAGACTCGGCGAGTATAGCTGCTAAGAATGAGGCTACTGTTATGCCTATGCTGAATTATCCGCCggctattttaaattataccAGTAGGGCGGATGAAACATCCAGCATAGACAATAGGTAGTGATCCATAAGAAGCAAAGACATATCTTGGAAAAGTGAGTTTCATAAAATCAAAGGCCAAGTTCCGGCTGATCGGCTCATGCGCCAAGAATGTCACTTCGATCAATGACTCCCAAAGAAGTAATTCCTTCATACTCCTTCGTCTATGAGTGGATAGTTTATGCCAGattaatcttttaaagtTTGGCCTTGAGGGACGGAAAAATTACCATGTTACAAGCTAGCCTGTCAAAACGAGATACGACGATCTCGATCATTCCCTCTATCAACAGTAGTACAAGTCTTTGCTTAAGATGGCAGAATCCACTTTGTCTTGGAGAGGCTTCTGGTTTCCTGTTAGAGACCCTTGGCCGTTGTCAAAGTGGATAAACTCCACAACTGTTGGATCGTGGAGGTGAGGCTAAAATGAGGGTTATTCAGCATCCCACCTACCCACTTCATCGTGGTCAAGATGGGATGAATGGTGGAGTTTGGGATGTTGGCGATATAAGAGAGTGGATTGTATCATTCATGTAATAAATGAGGCTCTTCACCGTTCTCGACCGCCAGGGTTCCGGCATCAGACATATTCAAGgcttgttgatatcatcaGAAAGGGTCTCAGGAGCAGAAACAAAGGGCCTTAAAGTGCTTGAATAAGAGGCGTGATATTGAACTGATGATATTCGTATTTGCCTAATCTAGACTAACAGTAAATTCTCGGCGAATATTTCCTCTTGCTGTCCTTGACTTGATAGATCTTATCAATCTGATCAAGGCATCGACCCCCACGACTGTCACAGGCTAGATCCGAGAAGGCATAGCAGTGCCTACTATTCATTAACCTCAGGGCATATGAAACTCCAATAGCAAACTCAAGGACATGCCATAACCGAAG of Fusarium musae strain F31 chromosome 5, whole genome shotgun sequence contains these proteins:
- a CDS encoding hypothetical protein (EggNog:ENOG41), coding for MVQQPSAGEPAGPVVKGVIPTAKQALSDLFIWKQRVVITNENGEETTEWRDPDPIKNPISLMAQLSGKDWVFFLVGFCAWTADAFDFHALSIQTKKLAAYYDTSKTSITTAITLTLLLRSVGAAMFGLAGDKWGRKWPMVFNMIILGVLQIATIYSSTFQQFLAVRSLFGLFMGGVYGNAIAMALESCPSNARGLMSGILQQGYSFGYVLAACANLGVGGSTESWKTVFWIAAGISIAVGIVRIFFPESQQFLEARAKGKQSSTPGAFWADCKKMLIAEWKMCVYCCFLMTWFNYYSHTSQDSYTTFMLTQKELNNSAASRASILMKTGACVGGTIIGYLSQFVGRRRAIIFSAFMSALMIPAWILPTTERGLSASGFFIQFFVQGAWGVIPIHLNELSPPAFRSSFPGVTYQIGNMISSPSAQIVNAIAEKTFVTLKNGDKVEAYGPVMGIATAIIALGIMFTTMFGPEKRGRAFEHAVAGVHDETLPQHQKKDIETASVEQVEMDERNKNKEEA